TATCGTAAACCAAACCCAAATTGAGGTAGAGCCGCGTCCGCATCTCCGTCAGCTCCCGGTTCGGCACGGCTCCTGGTGAAAAAACGCCGGTTCTGGGAGCTGGCGAAGCTCCCCGGGGACCTCGCCGGGGCCGCCACGTCCCTCTGAGGTCAGGCGGCGCGGCTTCACCTTCCAGTTTCTCCTCCACGATGGCCAAACTGGTGCGGAAAGCCCGTTCGGCCTCGCGCAGCGCCGGCACCGCGTCCCCCGGCGAGCGGCTGTCGGCGACGAACATATACGTCCGACCGATGGTGGCCCAGGCTCGTTGTTGTTCCGTGTCATCCGAGAGCGACCGGGCCAGCTCCAGGTGCTGCCGTTGATGCTGCGGAGACGGGGAGAAGAgtgaggaccccccccccccacctctccccgGGTGCCCCCCCAAGAACGTGAACCCCCACCTTCAGCGCCGCCTCGTAGCTCTCCAGCTCGGCCAGGCGCTCGCCGATCTTGCGGTGAGCCACGGCGCAGCCGATGCTGTCCCCGGCTCCCTCCAGCAACCGCAGCTCCTGCCGGTGCTCCTCCAGAGCCTCCTCGTAGCGTCCTGCCGGCGAGCGAGGGGGCTgtcagggggtgggggggcttcCTACGTACCCTAAGGGAGGGCGAGGAGCCCCCCCGATGGCGGGGGCGCAAAGCGGCGCCCCGGGGACGTACCATGGCTGGCCAAAATCTCCCCGAGCTGGTTACAAACCGCGGCCTCTTCCACCAGGCTCCCGCTGCGCTGGGCCTTCTCCTTCGCCTTCTGCAGCTCTGGGGGGTgcggggaagggggcgggggggggtcaggccggggacccccccacccccaaaccagccTGTGCCCACGCAGCCGGGGCCTGAGCCCAGTGTTGTGTCCCCCCCCTCACGGGTGGGGAAGCCCGAGGGGGGTTGAGGAGCTCGGGagtggggggacacacacggacACGGGGGTAAAGGGGGTCCCGGGGCGAGTGACACGGGGAGGGGGGCGAGCACCGAGGGGAAAGGGGCGAGggaaaccggggggggggggggggtgagggggcgCCGCCTGGGGAggcccgggaggggcggggggagccgggagcggggcggttCGGGGGGTGCCGGGCCGAGGGGGCCCGGGGAGGctccgggggcccggggggggcccggggaggcCCGGGGAGGCCCCGACTCACGGCGGATCTCCCGCGCCCGCTCCGCGCTcatcccccgccgccgccgccgccgaacCCGCCGaaggccgcccgccccgccccgccctcgcTATTggccgccgctcggccccgctgcGCCAATCCGcgcggggaagggagggaggtgggCGCTTCCATTGGTCGGCGCGCAGGAGTAGAGCCCGCCCCTCCACACCGGGGCGGGGACTAGCGCCTCAGGACTGTCCCGCGCTCGGCCGCGGGGGATGCTGGGAGGCGTGGCGGGACTGCCGCGGGGGATGCCGGGAGGTGTGGCGGGACTGCCGCGGGGGATGCCGGGAGGTGTGGCGGGACTGCCGCGGGGGATGCCGGGAGGTGTGGCGGCCCCGACTCCGCTGGCGActgtgcccagtgctcccagtcacTGCTCACTGGggcccagtagctcccagtacgCCCCAGTACCCCCAGACCACtggccccagtgctcccagtacccttCAGTGCCTCCAGTACCCCGCAGCCCACTGGCCCctgtgctcccagtaccccccagtagcctccagtgctccccagtacTCCCAGCCCACTGGCCACAGTGCTCCCAGTACACTCCAGTAGCCTCCAGTGactcccagtcctccccagtaCCCCACAGCCCAGtggccccagtgctcccagtacatTCCAGTAGCCTCCAGtgactcccagtgctccccagtagCCCCAATCCAGtggccccagtgctcccagtacactCCGGTAACCTCATGTGgcttccagtgctcccagtacactCCAGTAacctccagtgcctcccagttcagCCCAGTACCCTCAGCCCAGtggccccagtgctcccagtacactCCAGTAgcctccagtgcctcccagtggtCCTCAGTACCCCAAATCCAGtggccccagtgctcccagtacactCCAGTAacttccagtgcctcccagttcagCTGAGTACCCTCAGCCCAGtggccccagtgctcccagtacactTAGTagcccccagtgcctcccagtggtCCCCAGTACCCCTCGGCCCAAtggccccagtgctcccagtacactCCAGTAGCTCCCAGTGCACCCCATTACCTCACAGCCCAAtggccccagtgctcccagtacactCCAGTAGCCgcctccagtgcctcccagtgctccccagtaccCCCCAGACCAGTGGCCACAGTGCTCCCAGTACACTCCAGTAgcctccagtgcctcccagtacccccagtgctccccagtacaaTCCAGTAGCctccagtgtctcccagtgctccccagtacaCTCCAGTAGCCTCCAGTAGCCCAAATCCAGtggccccagtgctcccagtacactCCAGTACCCTCAGCCCAGTGGTCCCCGTACTCCCAGTATAATCCAGTAGCCTCCAGTGCCTCCCCAGTATCCCCCGCCACGCTCAGGCCAGTgtcccccaatgccccccagtactcccagtgcccccccagtactcccagtgcccccccatcccagccctgccaccacgcagcccagtgctcccagtacccccagtctGACATCCCAGTTCAGCCCCACTggtgctcccagtacccccagtgtgCCTCAGTGGCTCCCAGTatcccccccagtgcctcccagtactcccagtacccCCTGCATacagccccacagcccagggctgcccagtTTCTCCAGTTAccctccaaccccccccagtatccccagtaacCCCCAGCCCAGTGATCCCAGTATCCCCCTTAGACccagcccagtgcctcccagtttgCCCCTTTACACCCAGCCCAGAGTCTCCTAGTATCACCAGTAACCCccaacccagtgctcccagtctccCCCTTAcacccagcccagtgcccccagtaatccccagcccagtgctcccagtatcccccatacacccagcccagtgcctcccagtttgCCCAGTAactcccagcccagtgccccccagtttgCCCAGTAactcccagcccagtgcccccagtatcccACTTAcacccagcccagtgcccccagtatcccccacACACCCAGTCCAGAgtctcccagtatccccagtaacCCCCAGCATCCTCAGTAATCCCCAGACCAGTGCCCCCAGTCTCCCCCTTAcgcccagcccagtgcccccagtatccccagtaacTCCCAGCCCAGTTCTCCCAGTCTCCCCCTTACACccagcccagtgcctcccagtttgCCCAgtaacccccagcccagtgctcccagtctccCCCTTAcgcccagcccagtgcccccagtatcaCCAgtaacccccagcccagtgcccccagtatccccagtaactcccagcccagtgcctcccagtatcccccataCACCCAGCCCAGAgtctcccagtatccccagtaatccccagcccagtgcccccagtctcCCCCTTACACccagcccagtgcctcccagtttgCCCAgtaacccccagcccagtgctcccagtctccCCCTTAcacccagcccagtgcccccagtatcaGCAGTAactcccagcccagtgcccccagtatccccagtaactcccagcccagtgctcccagtctccCCCTTAcacccagcccagtgcccccagtatcaGCAGTAactcccagcccagtgcccccagtatcccccatacacccagcccagtgcccccagtatccccagtaactcccagcccagtgctcccagtctccCTCTTACACccagcccagtgcctcccagtttgCCCAgtaacccccagcccagtgctcccGGTCTCCCCCATAcacccagcccagtgcccccagtatccccagtaactcccagcccagtgctcccagtctccCCCTTACACccagcccagtgcctcccagtttgcccagtaacccccagtgcccccccgtAACGGATCCCTTCGTTCCATTTAACccccccgggcggcggggaggaaCCTCCCGGGGTAAGAACCAGGAACCCCTCAAATCCCGCAAAAACCCTCACGTGCTGCTAAAAACCCCAAACGCCCCAAGTTGtggtaaaaaacaaacaaacaaacaaaaaaaccgcctcaattttggtaaaaaaactCAAAATGCCtcaaatttttgtaaaaaaaaccaccaaaccaaaacgcctcaaattttggtaaaaaaaccccaaaaagcctcaaattttgaaaaaaaacaaaacaaaacaaaccacctcaaattttggttaaaaaaacccaccccaaaccacctcaattttggtaaaagaaaaaaacaaccaaaacgcCTCAAGTTTtggtaacccccccccccaaaacgcctcaaattttggtaaaaacaaaacaaaacacctcaaattttggtaaaaaaacccaaaacgcctcaaattttggtaaaaaacaACCTCAAAACGCCTcaaattttggttaaaaaaaaccgcctcaaattttggtaaaaaaaaaaaaaacaaaacccaaacgcctcaaattttggtaaaaaaacccaaaccgcctcaaattttggtaaaaacCAACCTCAAACCGcctcaaattttggtaaaaaaaacccaaaacgcctgaaattttggtaaaaaaaaacccacaaacgcctcaaattttggtaaaaaaaaaaaccccaaacgcctcaaattttggtaaaaaaaaccccaaacgcctcaaattttagtaaaaaaaaacaCGCctcaaattttgaaaaaaaaaaaaacccacccaaactgcatcaaattttggaaaaaaaaacccaccccaaaccgcctcaattttggtaaaaaaaagaaacccaaacagcctcaattttggtaaaaaaaccccaaaccgcctcaagttttggtaaaaaaataaataaaaagacaaaaaccccaaaaaaccaaaacacaaaacgcCTcgaattttggtaaaaaaaaaaaaaaaaaaaagcctcaaacttCAAATTTGGGTTAAAAATGCACCCACAAttcaaattttggtaaaaaacccctcccaaatgTCTCAAATTTTggtaaacaccccccccccccaactcaaAGTTTGGTAAAAACACCCCAACCAACACACAACAGTCAAATTTGGGTTAAAACTCCCCCAAACCTCAAATTTTGgttaaaaaacccctcacattttggtaaaaaaaacccccacaaacctcacattttcataaaaagaaaccccaaacctctcaaattttggtaaaaaaaccctaaatcctCTCaaattctggtaaaaaaaaaaaaaccctaatcctCTCAAATTTTGGTAAACAACTCAAATTTTGGttaaaaaaccctccaaacccctgaaattttggaaaaaaatccaccaaaccTCTCaagttttggtaaaaaaaaatcccccaatgGCTCAAATTTTGGTTAGAAAACCACAAACCCCgcaaattttggtaaaaaaaccaaaccccaagcCCCTCAAATTTCGGtgaaaaaatcccccaaaccccctcaaaTTTTGGTTAGAAAACCCCCTGAACCCCTCAAATTTTGGTAATAAAAACCCTAAACCCCTCAAATTTTGGTAAAATATCCCCCAAGCTCCtcaaatttaagtaaaaaaatcccccaagccCCTCAAACTTTGGTTAGAAAACCACAAACCCCCcaaattttggttaaaaaaaaatggaacccctcaaattttggtaaaaaaaatcccaagcccctcaaattttggtaaaaaaaaaccccacccccctcaaattttggtaaaaaaacctacaaaccccttattttggttaaaaaaaaccctgaacccCATAAATTTGGGTAAAAAAATCCCCCGAGACCctcaaattttggaaaaaaatcccatgacgccctcaaattttggtaaaaaagtCCTGAGCCCCCTCAAATTTCGGTTATAAAACTACAAACCCCtcattttggttaaaaaaacccctgaacccCTCAAGTTTTGGTAAAAATACCCCAGCCcctcaaattttggtaaaaaaaacccccaaacccctcaaattttggtaaaaaaaaaaaaactaaaaccctCAAGTTTTGGTAAAAAATACCCCGAACCCCTCAAGTTTTGGTAAAAAACAACCTCCAACCCCTCAAGTTTTGGTAAAAAGAACCCCCGAACCCCTCAAGTTTTGGTAAAAAGAACCCCTCGAGCCCCTCAAATTTTGGtaaaacaaacaaccccaccaCAACCCcctcaaattttggtaaaaaaaaccccaaacccctcaagttttggtaaaaaaacccctgaacccCTCAAGTTTTGGtaacccccccccaaccccctcaaGTTTTGGCAGCAGCCCGGGCGGAGGGCAGGCTCACCGGGGGAAGAAGCCGGCGCGGGGCCGGTTTGATGCCAAACCGGCGCCGAGGTGCAAAACCCCCCCCCAAAGAATTTGGAAAATTCCCCTTTTCCTTTATTCTAAGAGTAAAACAGCCGGCGGACCCGCTGTACAGAAGGCTCCCCCAAAAtcacaccccccctccccgtacccccaaaccccccctccGGGGCCGCCGGCGAGGAGCCCCCCCCACCGCCCATCACCGCCGCGGCaggaggaggcgggcggcggcccaCGCCGCGGCGGCGGAGGCATGCAGCTGGAGCTCGGTATTCTTCGGCGCGGGGTCGGCCGGGCGGTTTTCGCTTTAAAAGGGGTTTCGGCGCAACGCCGGCGGCGCGGGTCCGAGGGGGGAgccgaggcggggggcgggggtgatgattttttttttttttttttctttttttttttttccttttccctcccccacccccgccctCCCCAGAGTCTTATTTTTGgatttgaaatataaaaagcCGCAGGTTGATGTTTTTGGCCGCCAGCAGTTTGTTACACTCCACCGAATCGACGATGGGCAGCGCCATGTAATCCGTCTCGTTGTTCTCGTTGCTGAAGACGAAGTGGTAGATGACGGGGTGGATCTTGACGTCGTCGTAgggcccctccagcagcaggaaggagcacTCCATGGGGgaattgattttgcttttcaggatCAGTTGGAAGGAGAGGGTACGTTTGCAGGAGAGGTTGGGGTTCCGCTCCGAGTCGTTCACCCGCGCCTTCAGCACCCAGGTTTGGTTGAGGACGGTCAGGCGCGGCGTCTCGTAGTACAGCCGGGTGATGAAGTCGTCGGTGCGGTAAGGGCGGAACTggacctctggaaaaaaaaaaacacaacaaaaacgaaaacaaaagaaacacagaaaaacaaacacacacacacacaaaaaaaaaaaaaaaaaatggggctaTCGGGATGGGGCAGGAACCGCCCCGCATCGCCATCCTTCGGTGACGCCGACCGGTGGCTCCTCCTCGCCGCCGTCTCCGCTCAAACCAGCGCCGGAAGCGAAACCGCGACCCGATATCCGCAATTAAACCTAACGAGCCGGCGCGGGACGCGACCCGCCTACGGCCGTTCGGCACCAGGAGACGGCGACGAGAGGGGCAGCTCCCGGCCACCAAAAGGCTTTACCGATGGCGTGCCGGCGACCGCGACCGGCTGCCGAAAGGTTTTCCCAGCATCCGACGGCgcagcaggacagacagacaggataCGGTTCGGGTGGTAAGGCGTAATTTATTGGGGTTAGGCGTACAAACCGGCGAGCGAGGCAGCGCGGTAAAGCGTCACCGCAGGGCACAGACACCGGTGACGCGGCCCGGAGGCTCCCGGCACCGAAACGCTGCCGGCTCGGCGCTGGTGAAGGCACCGGTTTGGGGGTTTAGGGAGGAGCTGGGCGCTCACGGTGTCGGCGCTTCCAGGAGAGAGAGCGAGTCTCTGCCCGCGCCGAGGGGAAAAcccttccccctccagccccaatCCGGCGTTTCCCTCTCCGGTGAACTCGCCTCCCGGCGTTGGAAGTAAAAACCGGCCTTAGGCAGCGGTTCTAGCCCCGGTTTTAATACCGGCGTACCGAGCAGAGATCCGGCTTACCTGCTTCCGCGGCTTTCCAAACCCGTTATCGCCCGAGTCCCGCTCTGCAAACGCAACTGCCGCGGCACCGGCAGCTTTCCGGCGGGCGGGGAGAGGGGTTCGGTAAAACCCCTCGGCAAAGCAAGAACGGCGAGGGGAGGGCGACGCATCGCCGGTGCTTCTCCGGAACTCGATAAACCACGATGGGGAACGGCGTTTACCgttttggttttaaaactccCACCGTTTCGGTTTCAAAACTCTCACTCGGCTCGCGGTCGAGGACGGCGGCTCGAGCCGAaacgccgccgccaccgccgcgcgCTCGGCAAAACCCTTTGCCGCTACCGACTCGGATCGCCGCGCGCGAGAAAAGCGGGTTTCGGCGGTGCGGAAACGGCATCGGCGCCCGAGGAGACGCGGCAGAAGGGCCCGGGGAAGCCGCCGCCGCGAGCCATTACCTGTGTAGCCGATTTTCTCGAAGCTGAGCAGGCTGAAGATGCTGTtataaagctgcatttcttttttcctcgtTTGGTCCATTTCGTCTAAAATCTCCATCAGCTCGTTGCCGGTTTTGGTGGGGTGGGTGCATTCGGCTTCGTGCACCGTCAGCTCGTGGTAAGGACCCTGCCACGGGCACCCGATCCGCTTGTATTTGCACTGGGTCACCCTGGGCGAGGcggaggggggagaaaataacGGTGAATATCGCGTGAACATTCCCCGGATCGGGATAAAAGGCGCAAAACCAGGCGGATCCGGCTGTGCCGGCGCCGGGAAGGGCGGCGAGGTGCTGAGACCTGTCACCGCCCGCCTCGTCCGGGTGAATTcggagccggcagccccgggtGACGGGAGTAAGACCGGTAAATCCGGGAGAGCTGTTTTCACACCCGGTGGAAAACCAGCGGGACACCGGCAGCTGCCGACCGGGCACGGCGGCGCACGCACGCcggcaaggagggagggagggctctGCCGCATGCCGAAGCGGTGCCACGTCCTCCCCTCAAACCGTCACCCCCCAAGGGAGGTGGGACGCAGCCGGTGGGTGTTTTGGGGCCGGATCGCCCCGTgccgggggctggagggggcacaggGCGCTGCCGAGCCCCGATGGCTTCACCGGAGCCGGCTCCGGCAGCGCGGGGACGCCGGAGAAACCCTCCTGCCCACGGCACCCCGATTGCGGGGGCTCACCGCCGTGCGAGCCCCGGCTTCACCGGGACACCCCTCTCCGGGCAGCGAGGTTTCCT
This portion of the Mycteria americana isolate JAX WOST 10 ecotype Jacksonville Zoo and Gardens unplaced genomic scaffold, USCA_MyAme_1.0 Scaffold_53, whole genome shotgun sequence genome encodes:
- the ZFTRAF1 gene encoding zinc finger TRAF-type-containing protein 1, coding for MMSGAEDREAGGGPAAPSAPSAALPGPAAAAGGPGEAGGAEEAGSLLGGARPHGEAGADPDAPPKKRLRAAGTGAAGPEGAAGSVKLEERLYSVLCCTVCLDLPKASVYQCTNGHLMCAGCFIHLLADARLKEEQATCPNCRCEISKSLCCRNLAVEKAVSELPSECGFCMQQFPRSLLERHQKEECQDRVTQCKYKRIGCPWQGPYHELTVHEAECTHPTKTGNELMEILDEMDQTRKKEMQLYNSIFSLLSFEKIGYTEVQFRPYRTDDFITRLYYETPRLTVLNQTWVLKARVNDSERNPNLSCKRTLSFQLILKSKINSPMECSFLLLEGPYDDVKIHPVIYHFVFSNENNETDYMALPIVDSVECNKLLAAKNINLRLFIFQIQK